A region from the Rosa rugosa chromosome 6, drRosRugo1.1, whole genome shotgun sequence genome encodes:
- the LOC133717535 gene encoding uncharacterized protein LOC133717535 isoform X1 — protein MLYFHGYCLSLINHLRPLTGAIASAGKLSPVASWCFSSNRRRSGGRGNAPDAGSDENPDLTVKPGRGPRRRESEEREENGERRRRPSERGSQRSIQLSTISIADAEVLQAAKRRGMEISKPVVACISDLTFKFTVLMAHNTEVFHCIDLVEWVS, from the exons ATGCTCTATTTCCATGGCTACTGTCTCTCCCTCATTAACCACCTCCGTCCCCTCACCGGCGCCATCGCCTCTGCGGGCAAGCTCTCTCCGGTAGCAAGCTGGTGCTTCTCGTCCAACAGAAGGCGGAGTGGCGGGAGAGGAAACGCGCCTGACGCAGGAAGCGACGAGAATCCGGATCTGACGGTGAAACCGGGTCGAGGTCCGAGAAGAAGAGAATCAGAAGAAAGAgaggaaaatggagagagaagaagacgaCCCAGTGAGCGAGGTTCTCAGAGATCGATTCAGCTCTCCACCATCTCTATCGCTGATGCCGAAG TTCTCCAAGCAGCGAAGAGAAGGGGCATGGAGATATCAAAACCCGTGGTGGCTTGCATTTCCGACTTGACCTTCAAATTTACTG TTCTTATGGCGCATAACACTGAAGTTTTTCATTGTATTGACCTGGTGGAATGGGTATCTTGA
- the LOC133717535 gene encoding uncharacterized protein LOC133717535 isoform X2 gives MLYFHGYCLSLINHLRPLTGAIASAGKLSPVASWCFSSNRRRSGGRGNAPDAGSDENPDLTVKPGRGPRRRESEEREENGERRRRPSERGSQRSIQLSTISIADAEVFNYSSPSSEEKGHGDIKTRGGLHFRLDLQIYCSYGA, from the exons ATGCTCTATTTCCATGGCTACTGTCTCTCCCTCATTAACCACCTCCGTCCCCTCACCGGCGCCATCGCCTCTGCGGGCAAGCTCTCTCCGGTAGCAAGCTGGTGCTTCTCGTCCAACAGAAGGCGGAGTGGCGGGAGAGGAAACGCGCCTGACGCAGGAAGCGACGAGAATCCGGATCTGACGGTGAAACCGGGTCGAGGTCCGAGAAGAAGAGAATCAGAAGAAAGAgaggaaaatggagagagaagaagacgaCCCAGTGAGCGAGGTTCTCAGAGATCGATTCAGCTCTCCACCATCTCTATCGCTGATGCCGAAG TTTTCAATTATAGTTCTCCAAGCAGCGAAGAGAAGGGGCATGGAGATATCAAAACCCGTGGTGGCTTGCATTTCCGACTTGACCTTCAAATTTACTG TTCTTATGGCGCATAA